The Syngnathus typhle isolate RoL2023-S1 ecotype Sweden linkage group LG6, RoL_Styp_1.0, whole genome shotgun sequence genome has a window encoding:
- the golim4a gene encoding Golgi integral membrane protein 4a isoform X1, with protein sequence MGNGVCSRRQRRIFQVLLLVTVVCGMMYGGMVSYEMHKELKRTQGMALKYQQHQESLSAQLQVVYEHRSRLEKSLQKERLDHKKAKEDYLVYKLESQQSLNKEKQESSSKLSSLHVQHQMLKNQHEDLKKQLYDMQEQHQMQGNDHNRLLEEHRERYEKMQQVKESEVAQLKDNVFNLREENKQLRKAHHDIHIQLQDAQVRHQDLKKAHDQITLSLEDHKNALAAAQVQVNEYNELKESLNKAPNMRQLEQNSVLQQPDRKSQQAFVLKQPNEEVPVLKEDHHDTASRLDQQEPKVQSHPTTSEKDEEGDAERKRELAEEEMAQAGQPQKLEEEDPDQQREEQQEEDESEQELEQLDENALDSQKHQLLRPQQGVEVAKSAYEQQQEQQRLEAQKAEERRLIQMRQDSLQAQREKVLREREAKLKVEQEREKQQHQEADRREQLLREEQQRKRAEYEDMDHDLDQREMHHTDSKEEKHSVLLHGGMKMPHQQGAIGGGELDPEDDPNNQGEDEFEEAEEDQSHHRVKKDEVLEEEEEEEEPAKAKHVDSHEGPENPAMVDELVIAGNPDQQEDNPDDQYQEDAEEEPQEDIAGEKEREDKLEEDEEETYIEENTEQGPHKREPHGKDPEEENYEEEEEGPGRDKGTVRRAEM encoded by the exons TGGTGTATGAGCATCGATCAAGACTGGAGAAGTCGCTTCAGAAGGAGAGGTTAGACCACAAAAAGGCCAAAGAAG ATTACCTGGTGTATAAACTGGAATCCCAACAGTCACTGAATAAAGAAAAG CAAGAGTCCAGCAGCAAACTGAGCTCGCTACACGTGCAACATCAGATGCTCAAG AACCAGCACGAGGATCTGAAGAAGCAGCTTTATGATATGCAAGAGCAGCATCAGATGCAGGGAAATGATCACAACCGGCTGCTAGAAGAGCACAGAGAGCGCTATGAAAAAATGCAGCAAGTCAAAGAAAGCGAGGTGGCCCAGCTGAAAG ACAACGTATTTAACCTCCGAGAAGAAAATAAGCAGCTAAGAAAAGCCCATCATGACATTCACATCCAACTGCAGGATGCTCAG GTGAGACAtcaagacctgaagaaggcacacgATCAGATCACGCTGTCACTAGAAGACCACAAGAATGCGCTAGCGGCAGCTCAG GTACAAGTTAATGAATACAACGAGCTGAAGGAGTCCCTTAACAAGGCACCAAACATGAGACAGCTTGAGCAAAACTCTGTGCTCCAGCAACCAGATCGAAAGTCCCAGCAGGCCTTTGTATTGAAGCAGCCAAATGAGGAGGTGCCTGTACTGAAAGAGGATCACCATGATACTGCGTCCAGG TTAGATCAGCAAGAGCCCAAAGTCCAGTCTCACCCCACCACGTCAGAGAAAGATGAGGAGGGAGATGCAGAGAGGAAGAGGGAGCTGGCTGAGGAAGAAATGGCCCAAGCAGGACAGCCTCAAAAGCTAGAGGAGGAGGACCCCGATCAACAACGGGAGGAGCAACAGGAAGAGGATGAAAGCGAACAAGAACTGGAACAGCTAGACGAAAACGCCTTGGACAGCCAGAAACATCAGCTACTG AGGCCACAACAAGGGGTGGAGGTTGCCAAATCCGCTTatgagcagcagcaggagcagcagcgcCTGGAAGCTCAGAAGGCCGAAGAGCGCCGCTTGATCCAAATGCGACAGGACTCCCTGCAGGCCCAGAGAGAGAAGGTGCTGAGGGAGAGGGAGGCAAAGCTGAAGGTAGAACAGGAGAGGGAGAAGCAGCAGCATCAGGAGGCTGACCGACGGGAGCAGCTGCTAAGAGAGGAGCAACAAAG GAAGAGGGCCGAGTATGAAGACATGGACCATGATCTAGACCAACGAGAAATGCATCACACTGACAGTAAAGAAG agaAACATTCTGTCTTGTTACACGGTGGCATGAAGATGCCACATCAGCAG GGTGCCATCGGTGGCGGCGAACTGGACCCCGAGGATGATCCTAACAACCAGGGAGAGGACGAGTTTGAagaagcagaggaagaccagtcaCATCATCGTGTTAAGAAGGATGAAGTtctggaggaagaagaagaggaggaggagccggCAAAAGCCAAGCACGTAGACTCACACGAAGGCCCCGAAAATCCTGCTATGGTGGACGAGCTTGTG ATTGCTGGAAACCCAGATCAGCAGGAGGACAATCCAGATGACCAGTATCAGGAGGACGCTGAGGAGGAG CCTCAGGAGGACATTGCTGGTGAGAAGGAGAGGGAGGACAAActggaggaggatgaggaggagacaTACATTGAGGAGAACACAGAACAG GGACCACACAAGAGAGAGCCTCACGGCAAAGACCCTGAGGAAGAGAATtacgaggaagaggaagaggggcCCGGTCGAGACAAAGGAACCGTTCGACGGGCGGAAATGTAA
- the golim4a gene encoding Golgi integral membrane protein 4a isoform X2, producing the protein MGNGVCSRRQRRIFQVLLLVTVVCGMMYGGMVSYEMHKELKRTQGMALKYQQHQESLSAQLQVVYEHRSRLEKSLQKERLDHKKAKEDYLVYKLESQQSLNKEKQESSSKLSSLHVQHQMLKNQHEDLKKQLYDMQEQHQMQGNDHNRLLEEHRERYEKMQQVKESEVAQLKDNVFNLREENKQLRKAHHDIHIQLQDAQVRHQDLKKAHDQITLSLEDHKNALAAAQVQVNEYNELKESLNKAPNMRQLEQNSVLQQPDRKSQQAFVLKQPNEEVPVLKEDHHDTASRLDQQEPKVQSHPTTSEKDEEGDAERKRELAEEEMAQAGQPQKLEEEDPDQQREEQQEEDESEQELEQLDENALDSQKHQLLRPQQGVEVAKSAYEQQQEQQRLEAQKAEERRLIQMRQDSLQAQREKVLREREAKLKVEQEREKQQHQEADRREQLLREEQQRKRAEYEDMDHDLDQREMHHTDSKEEKHSVLLHGGMKMPHQQGAIGGGELDPEDDPNNQGEDEFEEAEEDQSHHRVKKDEVLEEEEEEEEPAKAKHVDSHEGPENPAMVDELVIAGNPDQQEDNPDDQYQEDAEEEPQEDIAGEKEREDKLEEDEEETYIEENTEQWQ; encoded by the exons TGGTGTATGAGCATCGATCAAGACTGGAGAAGTCGCTTCAGAAGGAGAGGTTAGACCACAAAAAGGCCAAAGAAG ATTACCTGGTGTATAAACTGGAATCCCAACAGTCACTGAATAAAGAAAAG CAAGAGTCCAGCAGCAAACTGAGCTCGCTACACGTGCAACATCAGATGCTCAAG AACCAGCACGAGGATCTGAAGAAGCAGCTTTATGATATGCAAGAGCAGCATCAGATGCAGGGAAATGATCACAACCGGCTGCTAGAAGAGCACAGAGAGCGCTATGAAAAAATGCAGCAAGTCAAAGAAAGCGAGGTGGCCCAGCTGAAAG ACAACGTATTTAACCTCCGAGAAGAAAATAAGCAGCTAAGAAAAGCCCATCATGACATTCACATCCAACTGCAGGATGCTCAG GTGAGACAtcaagacctgaagaaggcacacgATCAGATCACGCTGTCACTAGAAGACCACAAGAATGCGCTAGCGGCAGCTCAG GTACAAGTTAATGAATACAACGAGCTGAAGGAGTCCCTTAACAAGGCACCAAACATGAGACAGCTTGAGCAAAACTCTGTGCTCCAGCAACCAGATCGAAAGTCCCAGCAGGCCTTTGTATTGAAGCAGCCAAATGAGGAGGTGCCTGTACTGAAAGAGGATCACCATGATACTGCGTCCAGG TTAGATCAGCAAGAGCCCAAAGTCCAGTCTCACCCCACCACGTCAGAGAAAGATGAGGAGGGAGATGCAGAGAGGAAGAGGGAGCTGGCTGAGGAAGAAATGGCCCAAGCAGGACAGCCTCAAAAGCTAGAGGAGGAGGACCCCGATCAACAACGGGAGGAGCAACAGGAAGAGGATGAAAGCGAACAAGAACTGGAACAGCTAGACGAAAACGCCTTGGACAGCCAGAAACATCAGCTACTG AGGCCACAACAAGGGGTGGAGGTTGCCAAATCCGCTTatgagcagcagcaggagcagcagcgcCTGGAAGCTCAGAAGGCCGAAGAGCGCCGCTTGATCCAAATGCGACAGGACTCCCTGCAGGCCCAGAGAGAGAAGGTGCTGAGGGAGAGGGAGGCAAAGCTGAAGGTAGAACAGGAGAGGGAGAAGCAGCAGCATCAGGAGGCTGACCGACGGGAGCAGCTGCTAAGAGAGGAGCAACAAAG GAAGAGGGCCGAGTATGAAGACATGGACCATGATCTAGACCAACGAGAAATGCATCACACTGACAGTAAAGAAG agaAACATTCTGTCTTGTTACACGGTGGCATGAAGATGCCACATCAGCAG GGTGCCATCGGTGGCGGCGAACTGGACCCCGAGGATGATCCTAACAACCAGGGAGAGGACGAGTTTGAagaagcagaggaagaccagtcaCATCATCGTGTTAAGAAGGATGAAGTtctggaggaagaagaagaggaggaggagccggCAAAAGCCAAGCACGTAGACTCACACGAAGGCCCCGAAAATCCTGCTATGGTGGACGAGCTTGTG ATTGCTGGAAACCCAGATCAGCAGGAGGACAATCCAGATGACCAGTATCAGGAGGACGCTGAGGAGGAG CCTCAGGAGGACATTGCTGGTGAGAAGGAGAGGGAGGACAAActggaggaggatgaggaggagacaTACATTGAGGAGAACACAGAACAG TGGCAGTGA
- the golim4a gene encoding Golgi integral membrane protein 4a isoform X3, whose translation MGNGVCSRRQRRIFQVLLLVTVVCGMMYGGMVSYEMHKELKRTQGMALKYQQHQESLSAQLQVVYEHRSRLEKSLQKERLDHKKAKEDYLVYKLESQQSLNKEKQESSSKLSSLHVQHQMLKNQHEDLKKQLYDMQEQHQMQGNDHNRLLEEHRERYEKMQQVKESEVAQLKDNVFNLREENKQLRKAHHDIHIQLQDAQVRHQDLKKAHDQITLSLEDHKNALAAAQVQVNEYNELKESLNKAPNMRQLEQNSVLQQPDRKSQQAFVLKQPNEEVPVLKEDHHDTASRLDQQEPKVQSHPTTSEKDEEGDAERKRELAEEEMAQAGQPQKLEEEDPDQQREEQQEEDESEQELEQLDENALDSQKHQLLRPQQGVEVAKSAYEQQQEQQRLEAQKAEERRLIQMRQDSLQAQREKVLREREAKLKVEQEREKQQHQEADRREQLLREEQQRKRAEYEDMDHDLDQREMHHTDSKEEKHSVLLHGGMKMPHQQGAIGGGELDPEDDPNNQGEDEFEEAEEDQSHHRVKKDEVLEEEEEEEEPAKAKHVDSHEGPENPAMVDELVIAGNPDQQEDNPDDQYQEDAEEEPQEDIAGEKEREDKLEEDEEETYIEENTEQK comes from the exons TGGTGTATGAGCATCGATCAAGACTGGAGAAGTCGCTTCAGAAGGAGAGGTTAGACCACAAAAAGGCCAAAGAAG ATTACCTGGTGTATAAACTGGAATCCCAACAGTCACTGAATAAAGAAAAG CAAGAGTCCAGCAGCAAACTGAGCTCGCTACACGTGCAACATCAGATGCTCAAG AACCAGCACGAGGATCTGAAGAAGCAGCTTTATGATATGCAAGAGCAGCATCAGATGCAGGGAAATGATCACAACCGGCTGCTAGAAGAGCACAGAGAGCGCTATGAAAAAATGCAGCAAGTCAAAGAAAGCGAGGTGGCCCAGCTGAAAG ACAACGTATTTAACCTCCGAGAAGAAAATAAGCAGCTAAGAAAAGCCCATCATGACATTCACATCCAACTGCAGGATGCTCAG GTGAGACAtcaagacctgaagaaggcacacgATCAGATCACGCTGTCACTAGAAGACCACAAGAATGCGCTAGCGGCAGCTCAG GTACAAGTTAATGAATACAACGAGCTGAAGGAGTCCCTTAACAAGGCACCAAACATGAGACAGCTTGAGCAAAACTCTGTGCTCCAGCAACCAGATCGAAAGTCCCAGCAGGCCTTTGTATTGAAGCAGCCAAATGAGGAGGTGCCTGTACTGAAAGAGGATCACCATGATACTGCGTCCAGG TTAGATCAGCAAGAGCCCAAAGTCCAGTCTCACCCCACCACGTCAGAGAAAGATGAGGAGGGAGATGCAGAGAGGAAGAGGGAGCTGGCTGAGGAAGAAATGGCCCAAGCAGGACAGCCTCAAAAGCTAGAGGAGGAGGACCCCGATCAACAACGGGAGGAGCAACAGGAAGAGGATGAAAGCGAACAAGAACTGGAACAGCTAGACGAAAACGCCTTGGACAGCCAGAAACATCAGCTACTG AGGCCACAACAAGGGGTGGAGGTTGCCAAATCCGCTTatgagcagcagcaggagcagcagcgcCTGGAAGCTCAGAAGGCCGAAGAGCGCCGCTTGATCCAAATGCGACAGGACTCCCTGCAGGCCCAGAGAGAGAAGGTGCTGAGGGAGAGGGAGGCAAAGCTGAAGGTAGAACAGGAGAGGGAGAAGCAGCAGCATCAGGAGGCTGACCGACGGGAGCAGCTGCTAAGAGAGGAGCAACAAAG GAAGAGGGCCGAGTATGAAGACATGGACCATGATCTAGACCAACGAGAAATGCATCACACTGACAGTAAAGAAG agaAACATTCTGTCTTGTTACACGGTGGCATGAAGATGCCACATCAGCAG GGTGCCATCGGTGGCGGCGAACTGGACCCCGAGGATGATCCTAACAACCAGGGAGAGGACGAGTTTGAagaagcagaggaagaccagtcaCATCATCGTGTTAAGAAGGATGAAGTtctggaggaagaagaagaggaggaggagccggCAAAAGCCAAGCACGTAGACTCACACGAAGGCCCCGAAAATCCTGCTATGGTGGACGAGCTTGTG ATTGCTGGAAACCCAGATCAGCAGGAGGACAATCCAGATGACCAGTATCAGGAGGACGCTGAGGAGGAG CCTCAGGAGGACATTGCTGGTGAGAAGGAGAGGGAGGACAAActggaggaggatgaggaggagacaTACATTGAGGAGAACACAGAACAG AAATGA